In one Gemella haemolysans ATCC 10379 genomic region, the following are encoded:
- a CDS encoding polysaccharide biosynthesis protein, giving the protein MNRLFSSKIYINHRFKLIMLLDLLTVALGVVASIFLGKASDPFAMLNGHYVEILEFLVISLVIYTISFYLFGTNKSLWSYLGVNEIVNICISVVLGDLITSILYQYMLPDTFSNVRFAIFSPLLIIAGMMFTRMLYRALREREAGKYGSSTYKNTFIIGAGDAGYILLKELSKNNIFRANVVGLIDDNRKNSVISGVTVVGTTYEILKLIPKYEVEQVFLAIPSISAYNKNRILNVLKEANVSVKVMSSGVAVEDGESISKHLKDVSIEDLLGRGEVKLSQGEIRSYIKGKSILVTGAGGSIGSQIVREIFKFKPSQLVLVDVNENALYMLERDLDFEKSHSKEYENINYISEIVSIREKEALAEVFDKYKPSVVFHAAAHKHVPLMERRPQEAIKNNVFGTKNVMDVAIEKEVERFIMISTDKAVNPTNAMGASKRLTEIILQSKGNKYKTKFAAVRFGNVLGSNGSVIPIFKEQIKKGGPITITHRNIIRYFMTIPEAAQLVLQAGYYASEGEIFLLDMGEPVKIIDLATNLIKLSGLEPYKDIDIEEIGLRPGEKMYEELSLDYESSEKTDNQMIYKNTTLDIDVEELDKKLVELKSMLGHSTNEEICSKLFEIINCYNG; this is encoded by the coding sequence ATGAATAGACTATTTTCATCAAAAATATATATAAATCATAGATTTAAACTTATTATGTTACTGGACTTATTGACGGTTGCATTAGGTGTAGTAGCATCGATATTTTTAGGTAAAGCATCCGATCCATTTGCGATGCTAAATGGCCATTATGTTGAGATATTAGAATTTCTAGTGATTTCACTCGTTATATATACAATTAGTTTTTATTTATTTGGTACTAATAAATCATTATGGTCATACTTAGGTGTTAATGAGATAGTAAATATTTGTATTTCAGTAGTTCTAGGGGACTTGATTACGAGTATCCTTTATCAGTACATGTTACCTGATACATTCTCAAATGTTAGATTTGCTATCTTCTCACCTTTATTAATAATAGCGGGTATGATGTTTACAAGAATGTTATATCGTGCCTTACGTGAAAGAGAAGCTGGTAAGTATGGATCTAGTACTTATAAAAATACATTTATAATCGGTGCAGGAGATGCTGGATACATATTATTAAAAGAGTTATCTAAAAATAATATTTTCCGTGCTAATGTAGTTGGACTTATAGATGATAATCGAAAAAATTCTGTAATCAGTGGTGTTACAGTGGTTGGGACAACTTATGAAATACTAAAACTTATTCCAAAATACGAAGTAGAACAAGTATTTTTAGCTATTCCTTCGATTAGTGCCTATAATAAAAATAGAATATTAAATGTTCTGAAAGAAGCCAATGTTAGTGTTAAGGTAATGAGCTCTGGTGTTGCTGTAGAAGATGGAGAGAGTATTTCTAAACACTTAAAAGATGTATCTATCGAGGACTTATTAGGGCGTGGAGAAGTGAAGCTTTCTCAAGGAGAGATTCGTTCTTATATTAAAGGAAAGAGTATCCTTGTTACGGGTGCTGGTGGTTCGATTGGAAGCCAGATTGTAAGAGAAATATTCAAATTCAAACCTAGTCAACTTGTCTTAGTTGATGTTAACGAGAATGCATTATATATGTTAGAACGTGATTTAGATTTTGAAAAATCACATAGTAAGGAATACGAGAATATAAACTATATTTCTGAAATAGTAAGTATTCGTGAAAAAGAGGCTTTAGCTGAGGTATTCGATAAGTATAAACCGAGTGTAGTGTTCCACGCGGCAGCACATAAACACGTACCTTTAATGGAACGTCGTCCACAAGAAGCAATTAAAAATAATGTCTTTGGGACAAAAAATGTTATGGATGTAGCCATCGAAAAAGAAGTAGAAAGATTTATTATGATTTCTACTGACAAGGCGGTAAATCCTACGAATGCTATGGGCGCTTCGAAACGTTTAACAGAGATTATTTTACAATCAAAAGGTAATAAGTATAAAACGAAATTCGCTGCGGTTAGATTCGGTAATGTATTAGGTTCAAATGGTTCTGTTATTCCTATCTTTAAAGAACAGATTAAAAAAGGTGGACCTATCACAATTACACATAGAAATATTATTCGTTATTTCATGACGATTCCAGAAGCGGCGCAGTTGGTACTACAAGCTGGATATTACGCAAGTGAAGGGGAAATATTCCTATTAGACATGGGAGAACCTGTAAAAATTATAGATCTTGCGACAAACTTAATTAAACTATCAGGATTAGAACCATATAAAGATATAGACATCGAAGAGATTGGTCTAAGACCCGGTGAGAAAATGTATGAAGAGTTATCGCTTGATTACGAAAGCAGTGAAAAGACAGATAACCAAATGATCTATAAAAATACAACCTTAGATATTGACGTTGAGGAATTAGATAAAAAACTAGTAGAGTTAAAATCAATGCTAGGACATTCAACAAATGAAGAAATATGTAGCAAGTTATTTGAAATAATAAATTGTTATAATGGATAA
- the tilS gene encoding tRNA lysidine(34) synthetase TilS: MDINILWQKTDKIALGLSGGVDSIALFHLLVTEYKESYKELVAFHINHGLREQSYEEAEFVENFVKNYNVKFYKKELNMKDQIRDSHTSEEMLARKLRYGAFEEMSSLEGGVKLITAHHKNDQVENILMRLLSGRSMDYNLMIEEKTTIGKLAVYRPLLNVLKADLEQYADKNDLKYYVDSTNFDTDYTRNNIRHNIVPLLNDVNAASFDNLINFSSYYQNINTELKHKVLEAKNDYVISLEEDKVELDKEKLLKNTKEEIYFLLRDILANNFGIFDIKQRAFFTIIEDLKSKNNNKSYDLKNNLKIISEYNSIYIHKIEKKCYNDKIELIIDEVDINKVYTFHQSNFLITTTNNSSEVGFNKGDLPLIVTTKRDGDRVQRGKVSKKLSRLFIDEKIPKELRDKLPVIRNKDGVLGVLGINTKVNKNKKYDYYINTKG; encoded by the coding sequence ATGGACATTAATATTTTATGGCAAAAAACTGATAAAATAGCACTAGGTCTGTCAGGAGGAGTGGATTCTATAGCTTTATTTCATCTGCTTGTTACAGAGTACAAAGAGAGTTATAAAGAATTAGTGGCGTTCCATATCAACCATGGTCTAAGAGAGCAGTCTTATGAAGAAGCCGAGTTCGTAGAGAATTTTGTCAAAAACTACAATGTTAAGTTCTACAAGAAAGAGCTAAATATGAAAGACCAGATAAGAGATAGTCACACATCAGAGGAAATGCTCGCAAGAAAACTACGTTACGGTGCTTTTGAGGAGATGTCTTCATTAGAAGGCGGCGTGAAGTTAATAACTGCTCATCACAAAAATGATCAGGTAGAAAATATCCTTATGAGACTACTTAGTGGACGTAGTATGGATTATAACTTGATGATAGAAGAGAAGACGACTATTGGTAAGTTAGCAGTTTATCGTCCATTATTAAATGTATTAAAAGCAGACCTTGAGCAATATGCTGATAAAAATGATTTGAAATACTATGTAGATTCAACAAACTTCGATACTGATTATACGAGGAATAATATAAGGCATAACATTGTACCATTGTTAAACGATGTAAATGCTGCGAGTTTTGATAATTTGATTAATTTTTCTAGTTATTATCAAAATATTAATACTGAGTTAAAACATAAAGTATTAGAGGCTAAAAATGACTATGTGATTTCACTAGAAGAAGATAAAGTCGAATTAGATAAAGAAAAATTATTAAAAAATACCAAAGAAGAGATTTATTTCTTGCTAAGAGATATATTAGCAAATAATTTTGGTATTTTTGATATAAAACAAAGGGCTTTTTTTACAATAATAGAAGACTTAAAAAGTAAAAATAACAATAAAAGTTATGATTTGAAAAATAATTTAAAAATTATTAGTGAATATAATAGTATTTATATTCATAAAATCGAAAAAAAATGTTATAATGATAAGATAGAATTAATAATAGATGAGGTGGATATTAATAAAGTTTATACATTTCATCAGAGTAATTTTCTAATAACAACAACTAACAACTCATCTGAGGTTGGATTCAATAAAGGAGATTTGCCTTTAATAGTTACGACTAAGAGGGATGGCGATCGAGTTCAAAGAGGTAAGGTTAGCAAAAAACTTTCACGTCTTTTTATCGATGAAAAGATTCCTAAGGAACTTAGAGACAAACTTCCAGTAATTCGCAATAAAGATGGGGTTTTAGGAGTTTTAGGAATAAATACTAAAGTCAACAAAAATAAAAAATATGATTATTATATAAACACGAAAGGATAA
- a CDS encoding CdaR family protein, producing MQLKENNKLKLISFLIAILLFLSVNENFKNFSVLGDSSSDNATAWVSDVLLDVDYDRDKLYVVGIPNTVSVKLSGTKTKVQKESVAKNFKAKLNLRNAQIGDDQKVRIEIDGLEKGVDGTAEPSVITISIREKATKEFRVTPVVKKERLLIGYEVDNLSVTNETVKISGAIESLNRINEVRAESDTRTKLNRNTREEAKLVAYDSDYNKIEDIQIEPSSTVMNIELKNIEKEVPLEVNTIGSLPPEFELISATADVSKVAIRAEDEATLARVSEMFVDVDLSDVKEETEERSNLKIYPKENIRIATDTPIVKVTIKIRKK from the coding sequence ATGCAACTAAAAGAAAATAATAAGTTAAAGTTAATATCATTTTTAATAGCGATATTATTGTTCCTATCGGTTAATGAGAATTTTAAAAACTTTTCGGTTCTTGGAGATAGTAGCAGTGATAATGCAACAGCTTGGGTAAGTGATGTGCTATTGGATGTTGATTATGATAGAGATAAGCTTTATGTAGTAGGTATTCCTAATACAGTATCTGTGAAATTATCTGGAACGAAAACAAAAGTTCAAAAAGAAAGTGTTGCTAAAAACTTCAAGGCGAAGTTAAATCTTAGAAATGCTCAAATAGGTGATGATCAAAAGGTTAGAATTGAGATTGATGGGTTAGAAAAAGGTGTTGATGGTACCGCAGAACCGTCTGTTATAACTATATCTATTAGAGAAAAAGCAACAAAAGAGTTTAGAGTTACACCGGTAGTTAAGAAAGAACGTTTACTGATTGGATATGAAGTAGATAATCTTAGTGTGACAAATGAAACAGTCAAGATTTCTGGTGCGATAGAAAGTCTTAATAGAATAAATGAGGTTCGTGCTGAGAGCGATACTCGTACGAAGCTTAATAGAAATACTAGAGAAGAAGCTAAGTTAGTAGCATACGATAGTGACTATAACAAAATCGAGGATATTCAAATAGAACCAAGTTCAACAGTTATGAATATAGAGTTGAAGAATATCGAAAAAGAAGTTCCACTAGAAGTAAACACTATAGGTAGTCTTCCTCCAGAATTCGAGCTTATTAGTGCGACTGCTGATGTTTCTAAAGTAGCTATTAGGGCGGAAGATGAAGCTACGTTGGCTAGAGTGTCAGAGATGTTCGTTGATGTCGATTTAAGTGATGTTAAAGAAGAAACAGAAGAACGAAGTAATTTGAAGATTTATCCTAAAGAAAATATTCGAATTGCGACGGATACACCGATTGTTAAAGTAACAATCAAGATAAGGAAAAAATAA
- a CDS encoding S1 RNA-binding domain-containing protein codes for MSKVAGKVTKVESKGLYIKLENGKDAFLPKENMFIGKKKKLEEIFSVGFVIKAEEKSTKDSLVILTQKELKQAEGEKKKVEKNSKEKQNKKKNKPKSPIKKEVKEQPEVQKKQEVQEENQEPKQETKTLKDLKKLQFIGNMKISVGKGKKSNITELSEEKEEKKEIPPAPEGLLEDIIATTKQAETKFEKIKKGLQERGYLDGH; via the coding sequence ATGAGTAAAGTTGCAGGTAAGGTAACGAAAGTTGAAAGCAAAGGATTATATATAAAACTAGAAAATGGCAAAGATGCATTTTTACCAAAGGAAAATATGTTTATAGGTAAAAAGAAAAAGCTAGAAGAGATTTTTTCTGTTGGTTTTGTTATTAAAGCCGAGGAGAAAAGTACAAAGGATTCTTTAGTGATTTTGACACAAAAAGAGTTGAAACAAGCAGAAGGTGAGAAGAAAAAAGTAGAGAAAAACTCTAAGGAAAAACAGAACAAAAAGAAAAATAAACCAAAATCACCGATTAAAAAGGAAGTTAAAGAACAACCTGAAGTTCAGAAAAAACAAGAAGTACAGGAAGAAAATCAGGAGCCTAAACAGGAGACAAAAACTCTAAAAGATTTGAAAAAACTTCAATTTATAGGGAATATGAAAATTTCTGTAGGAAAAGGTAAGAAGAGTAATATTACTGAGCTATCTGAGGAGAAAGAAGAGAAAAAAGAAATTCCTCCAGCGCCAGAAGGATTATTAGAAGATATAATTGCGACAACAAAGCAAGCTGAAACTAAGTTCGAAAAAATTAAGAAAGGTCTTCAGGAAAGAGGTTATCTAGATGGACATTAA
- the ftsH gene encoding ATP-dependent zinc metalloprotease FtsH has translation MNNRKRQNPILGMLALIVIAIGLFAYWQQDLPGTTEKIDYAKLVQTIKDDKVKEISLQRKDENYNVKGTYTDGNKNFESVVAASDSEVQKQINEKAKDGKLSVVEYKPAEKTGAILSFLGNIIPLILFMGVLVFFMTQMQGGGGGKVMSFQKSKAKKIDGGEAKVTFDDVAGADEEKQELAEMVEFLKDHRKFTKMGARIPKGVLLEGPPGTGKTLLARAVAGEAKVPFFSISGSDFVEMFVGVGASRVRDLFKEAEKNAPCIIFIDEIDAVGRKRGSGVGGGNDEREQTLNQLLVEMDGFDGEKGIIVIAATNRADVLDNALRRPGRFDRQIKVSTPDVKGREAILKVHAKNKPLAKGVDLRSLAEKTPGFSGADLANILNEAALLAARENKSSIDKEDLDEAMDRVIGGPAKRSRVYTPKEKRLVAYHEAGHAIVGMVLDSADKVQKVTIIPRGDAGGYNLMIPEEEKYFQTRTDLIDKICGLLGGRAAEQIFFNEVSTGAHNDFERVTAIARAMVTEYGMSDAVGPMQAPFHDPYGGRQLSSIGNYSEEMLKEIDIEVRKIINECYAKVLHIIETHREQLELIAQTLIEVETIDRKEIVALYQFGKMPKDLDEREADQLDKVVNKKYYEEEARKAKEEAEKKAQEEAQNEEDKVEKVEEKDLEDEKSKEKPSDEE, from the coding sequence ATGAATAATAGAAAAAGGCAAAACCCTATCCTTGGTATGCTTGCATTAATCGTAATCGCGATTGGATTATTTGCATATTGGCAGCAAGACTTACCTGGGACAACTGAAAAAATAGACTATGCTAAACTTGTTCAGACTATTAAAGACGACAAGGTTAAAGAAATAAGTCTACAAAGAAAAGATGAGAACTACAATGTTAAAGGTACTTATACAGATGGTAATAAGAACTTCGAGAGTGTAGTTGCAGCATCTGATTCTGAAGTACAAAAACAAATTAATGAAAAAGCTAAAGATGGAAAATTAAGTGTAGTAGAATATAAACCAGCTGAAAAAACTGGAGCAATTCTATCATTCTTAGGTAACATTATTCCGCTTATCTTGTTTATGGGTGTTTTAGTTTTCTTTATGACACAAATGCAAGGTGGCGGTGGAGGCAAAGTAATGAGCTTCCAAAAATCTAAAGCTAAAAAAATCGATGGTGGAGAAGCGAAAGTTACATTTGATGATGTAGCTGGAGCTGATGAAGAAAAACAAGAACTTGCTGAAATGGTTGAGTTCTTAAAAGATCACCGTAAATTCACTAAGATGGGTGCTAGAATCCCTAAAGGTGTCCTACTTGAGGGGCCTCCAGGGACTGGTAAAACTTTACTAGCTCGTGCTGTAGCTGGTGAGGCGAAAGTACCATTCTTCTCAATCTCAGGATCTGACTTCGTTGAGATGTTCGTAGGGGTTGGGGCAAGTCGTGTTCGTGACCTATTCAAAGAAGCTGAAAAAAATGCGCCATGTATCATTTTCATCGATGAGATTGATGCTGTAGGGCGTAAACGTGGAAGCGGAGTAGGTGGAGGAAATGACGAACGTGAACAAACTCTTAACCAACTTCTTGTTGAAATGGATGGATTCGATGGTGAAAAAGGTATTATCGTAATTGCGGCTACTAACCGTGCTGACGTACTAGATAACGCCCTTAGAAGACCGGGTCGTTTCGATAGACAAATTAAAGTTTCTACACCTGATGTAAAAGGTCGTGAAGCTATTCTTAAAGTACATGCTAAAAACAAACCACTTGCTAAAGGTGTTGACCTTCGTTCATTAGCAGAAAAAACTCCAGGATTCTCTGGTGCGGATCTTGCTAACATCCTTAACGAAGCGGCATTATTAGCAGCTCGTGAAAACAAATCTAGTATTGATAAAGAAGATCTAGATGAAGCAATGGACAGAGTAATTGGTGGTCCAGCTAAACGTAGTAGAGTATACACTCCAAAAGAAAAACGTTTAGTAGCTTACCACGAAGCAGGTCACGCAATCGTAGGTATGGTACTTGATAGTGCTGATAAAGTGCAAAAAGTTACTATTATCCCACGTGGTGATGCTGGTGGATATAACTTAATGATTCCGGAAGAAGAAAAATACTTCCAAACTCGTACAGATTTAATCGACAAAATCTGTGGATTACTTGGTGGACGTGCTGCAGAGCAAATCTTCTTTAACGAAGTATCTACAGGAGCTCATAATGACTTCGAACGAGTAACAGCTATTGCTCGTGCGATGGTTACAGAATATGGTATGAGTGATGCTGTAGGACCAATGCAAGCTCCATTCCACGATCCATATGGTGGACGTCAACTTTCAAGTATCGGTAACTACTCAGAAGAAATGCTGAAAGAAATCGATATCGAAGTTCGTAAAATTATTAATGAATGTTACGCTAAAGTTCTTCACATTATTGAAACTCACAGAGAACAATTAGAACTTATTGCACAAACACTTATCGAAGTTGAAACAATCGATAGAAAAGAAATCGTTGCTCTTTACCAATTTGGAAAAATGCCAAAAGACTTAGATGAAAGAGAAGCAGATCAACTAGATAAAGTAGTTAATAAGAAATACTACGAAGAAGAAGCTCGTAAAGCCAAAGAAGAAGCTGAGAAAAAAGCTCAAGAAGAGGCTCAAAACGAAGAAGATAAAGTTGAAAAGGTTGAAGAAAAAGACCTAGAAGACGAAAAATCAAAAGAAAAACCTTCTGACGAAGAATAA
- a CDS encoding Fic family protein codes for MKPPFTITSTILNYLIEISKVLGNLEIETKKNLHLRKENRIKSIHSSLAIENNSLSIEQITAIIDGKRVLGDPKEIKEVKNAYEAYEKILNLDPYSEKDFLLTHKLLTTEIVGQSGKYRNSDVGIFDEQGNMVHLGVRPQFIGDLMGELFEWGRRDDTPALVKSCVFHYEIEMIHPFEDGNGRMGRLWQNVILANWNPLFSWIPIETIIYENQQQYYKALAQADRDNNSTVFIEFMLGVILETLLAYKEPDDKTKELSKAEQDVFEKIREYLKNEKYITVAIACELVEKSKPTVRRYIAKFVEYKLLESHGENRDRRYSIRK; via the coding sequence ATGAAACCACCATTTACCATTACGAGTACTATTCTTAATTATCTTATAGAGATTTCTAAAGTATTAGGAAATCTTGAAATAGAAACAAAGAAAAACTTACATTTAAGAAAAGAAAATAGAATAAAATCTATTCACTCATCTTTAGCGATAGAGAATAATAGTTTATCAATAGAGCAAATTACAGCGATTATCGATGGGAAGAGAGTTCTAGGAGATCCAAAAGAAATAAAAGAAGTAAAGAATGCATATGAGGCTTATGAAAAAATATTGAATTTAGACCCCTATAGTGAGAAAGATTTTTTACTTACTCATAAATTATTAACTACAGAAATAGTAGGACAATCAGGGAAGTATAGAAATTCAGATGTAGGAATTTTTGATGAGCAGGGAAATATGGTTCATTTAGGTGTGAGACCTCAGTTTATTGGTGATTTAATGGGGGAATTATTTGAATGGGGACGCAGAGATGACACTCCAGCACTTGTGAAGAGTTGCGTATTTCATTATGAAATAGAGATGATTCACCCATTTGAAGATGGAAATGGAAGAATGGGAAGGTTATGGCAAAATGTTATATTAGCTAATTGGAATCCATTGTTTAGTTGGATACCGATTGAAACGATAATATATGAAAATCAACAACAGTATTATAAGGCTTTAGCACAGGCAGATAGAGACAATAATTCAACAGTGTTTATTGAATTTATGTTAGGTGTCATATTAGAGACTCTACTGGCGTACAAGGAGCCTGATGATAAGACAAAAGAATTGTCTAAAGCAGAACAAGATGTTTTTGAAAAGATAAGAGAATACTTGAAAAATGAGAAATATATTACTGTAGCAATAGCTTGTGAACTGGTCGAAAAATCTAAGCCAACAGTTAGAAGATATATTGCGAAATTTGTTGAGTATAAGTTACTGGAATCTCATGGAGAAAATAGAGATAGAAGGTACTCGATAAGAAAATAA
- a CDS encoding HAD-IC family P-type ATPase — protein MKYLTSEEVTKAKKNISEIKPYKTTKEIIFSNIFTFFNAMNLFLAAFIATTLRFENMLFLGVITINTAIGIFQEVRSKNALEKLSLLGRSKYRVNRDNEIINIDSEEIVLGEYLHLNLGDQVPVDAEIIEGSIEVDESLLTGESDNIFKTINDKVMSGSNVVSGSCLVRAIAVGEDSYINKLAKSTKEFKKYPSKLRDYMDKILKVISILLVPVAIMLYMRGASLGRGYVEIVLRSAGALVGMIPEGLILLVSVSLAVAAMKLAKKKVLVQELYCVETLARVDVLCFDKTGTITTGNMNVVEIDDEVAEKLSSYLAYFDDENATSRALKNHLTCKKQWDVEELGAFSSKNKYSFIKLKNGGTYFFGAYEFLGFASEMDEYYENLKKEGYRILSLAYTEDSTNIPTNMKLVGHVVLSDEIKENTKETFKYFESQGVEVKIISGDNHIAVYGVAKKAGFKEDAKAIDMTKVTEEDFEKTVLENDIFGRVTPEQKQKMVAVLQKAGKTVAMSGDGVNDVLALKKADISFAMNGATSAAKSVSNIVFLTDDFGVFYDILMEGRRVINNIQKVASLFLTKTFFSIVFSILSVIFALEFAFIPIQFTIISAITIGIPSFFLTFEANKEKVSNNFMKDILTNAAIGGGILVATVLLTSFAITDSSQAKFICFLLALINGLCMVAKVSLPLNKYKLALLSMLSIAAIIGVGVNIFILKNHFAPLVFSQVIYIIILGLVISTVHFFTRRKNK, from the coding sequence ATGAAATATTTAACTAGTGAAGAAGTAACTAAAGCGAAAAAAAATATTAGTGAAATAAAACCTTATAAGACTACAAAAGAGATTATCTTTTCTAATATTTTTACTTTTTTCAATGCTATGAACTTATTCTTAGCAGCATTTATAGCTACAACACTTAGATTTGAAAATATGTTGTTTTTAGGTGTAATTACTATAAATACTGCCATCGGTATCTTTCAAGAAGTTCGTTCAAAAAATGCCCTCGAGAAATTAAGTTTACTGGGTAGAAGTAAATACCGAGTAAACCGTGATAATGAAATAATAAATATAGATTCTGAAGAAATCGTCCTTGGAGAATATCTACACCTAAATCTTGGTGATCAGGTTCCTGTTGATGCCGAAATTATTGAAGGTAGTATCGAGGTCGATGAATCGCTATTAACTGGTGAAAGTGATAATATCTTTAAGACTATTAACGATAAAGTAATGAGTGGTAGTAACGTGGTTAGTGGTAGTTGTTTAGTAAGAGCTATTGCTGTCGGAGAGGATAGCTATATTAATAAGCTTGCTAAAAGTACTAAAGAATTTAAAAAATACCCATCTAAACTGCGTGACTATATGGATAAAATCTTAAAAGTTATATCTATTCTATTAGTTCCTGTCGCAATTATGCTATACATGCGTGGTGCTAGTTTGGGACGTGGTTATGTAGAAATAGTCTTGCGAAGTGCTGGAGCTTTAGTGGGTATGATTCCAGAAGGTTTAATCCTTCTTGTCAGTGTTTCTCTTGCAGTTGCTGCGATGAAGCTTGCTAAAAAGAAAGTTCTAGTTCAAGAATTATACTGCGTGGAAACTCTTGCCAGAGTAGATGTTCTTTGTTTCGATAAAACAGGAACTATCACTACGGGTAATATGAATGTTGTAGAAATTGATGATGAAGTTGCAGAAAAATTATCAAGTTACCTTGCATATTTTGATGATGAAAATGCAACATCTAGAGCTTTAAAGAATCATCTAACATGCAAAAAACAATGGGATGTAGAAGAATTAGGAGCTTTTTCTAGTAAAAATAAATATTCATTTATAAAGTTAAAAAACGGTGGAACGTATTTCTTCGGAGCATATGAATTTTTAGGCTTCGCATCTGAAATGGATGAATATTACGAGAATCTGAAAAAAGAAGGTTATCGAATTTTATCGCTAGCCTATACTGAAGACAGTACAAACATCCCTACTAATATGAAACTTGTAGGACATGTAGTTCTATCAGATGAAATAAAAGAAAACACAAAAGAAACATTCAAATACTTCGAATCACAAGGTGTTGAAGTGAAAATAATCAGTGGAGATAATCATATAGCCGTGTATGGTGTCGCTAAGAAAGCTGGTTTCAAAGAAGATGCTAAGGCTATTGATATGACTAAAGTAACTGAAGAGGACTTTGAAAAAACTGTTCTTGAGAATGATATTTTCGGACGTGTTACCCCTGAACAAAAACAGAAAATGGTAGCTGTATTACAAAAAGCTGGAAAGACTGTCGCTATGAGTGGTGACGGTGTTAACGATGTTCTTGCCTTGAAAAAAGCTGATATTAGTTTTGCTATGAATGGTGCTACTAGTGCTGCAAAAAGCGTATCAAATATCGTATTCTTAACAGATGACTTCGGAGTATTTTACGATATACTTATGGAAGGTCGTCGTGTTATTAATAACATCCAAAAGGTAGCTTCACTATTCCTAACAAAGACATTCTTCTCGATTGTCTTCTCAATACTTAGTGTAATCTTCGCCTTGGAGTTTGCGTTTATCCCAATTCAATTTACGATAATTTCAGCGATAACAATTGGTATTCCATCCTTCTTCCTAACTTTTGAAGCGAATAAAGAAAAAGTAAGCAATAACTTCATGAAGGACATACTGACAAACGCTGCGATCGGTGGTGGTATTTTAGTAGCTACAGTACTACTGACAAGCTTTGCTATCACAGATAGTTCACAAGCGAAATTCATCTGTTTCCTTCTTGCGTTAATAAATGGATTATGTATGGTTGCCAAAGTCAGCCTACCTCTGAATAAATACAAACTTGCACTACTTTCTATGTTAAGTATAGCTGCAATTATAGGTGTGGGAGTTAATATATTTATCCTGAAAAATCACTTTGCACCATTAGTATTTTCTCAAGTGATTTATATAATTATTCTTGGATTAGTAATTTCGACAGTCCACTTCTTTACGAGAAGAAAGAACAAATAA
- the hpt gene encoding hypoxanthine phosphoribosyltransferase gives MENLLKDIEKVLFTHEDIVVASKRIAKQIEEDYKDKCPVLICTLKGALPFMAELLKHIDIHVVTDFMDVSSYHGGTESSGVIKIKKDCGMDIEGRHVIIVEDIVDTGRTLKALIENLKERNVASVACASLVDKPETRVVDVEADYIGIVSPNEFLVGFGLDYDERYRNLPYIGVLKEEIYS, from the coding sequence GTGGAAAATTTATTAAAAGATATCGAGAAAGTTCTATTTACACACGAGGACATCGTTGTTGCTAGTAAAAGAATCGCTAAACAAATTGAAGAGGATTATAAAGATAAATGTCCTGTTCTAATTTGTACATTAAAAGGAGCATTACCTTTTATGGCAGAACTTTTAAAACACATTGACATTCACGTAGTTACTGACTTTATGGATGTATCTAGTTATCACGGAGGAACTGAATCTTCTGGTGTAATCAAAATCAAAAAAGATTGCGGAATGGATATTGAAGGACGTCACGTAATTATCGTTGAAGATATCGTAGATACAGGAAGAACGCTTAAAGCGCTTATCGAAAACTTAAAAGAAAGAAATGTTGCTTCAGTAGCATGTGCTTCACTAGTAGATAAACCAGAAACTCGTGTAGTAGATGTTGAAGCAGATTACATCGGTATAGTTTCACCAAATGAATTCCTTGTAGGATTTGGTTTAGACTATGATGAAAGATATAGAAACTTACCTTATATCGGTGTTCTAAAAGAAGAAATTTATTCATAA